A genomic region of Trifolium pratense cultivar HEN17-A07 linkage group LG3, ARS_RC_1.1, whole genome shotgun sequence contains the following coding sequences:
- the LOC123918496 gene encoding DNA repair protein RAD51 homolog 4 isoform X4, whose protein sequence is MAPLNSLEKEYPLIDSNFQIFCASHAIYSVEDFLLHDIDALFTSATNRSSSQKLNQGIHQLLSIIDALHPPLLNGLQLVEDARQNKHVFSTGCQGIDALIGGGLRVGQLTELVGPSCSGKTQVCLMSASTVAKHNCSVIYLDTGNSFSPQRVAHFIGQSSDYVSGNQADRRLLQNVLDRIICYPVFDVYQMFDLLHQLKNNLRSKIGKSDRHVKLLIVDSISSLITPILRGSCPQGHTLMISAGFLLKQLAHEHNITVL, encoded by the exons ATGGCGCCATTGAACTCTCTGGAGAAAGAGTATCCACTCATCGACTCCAACTTCCAAATCTTCTGCGCTTCCCACGCCATTTACTCCG TCGAAGATTTCCTCCTTCACGATATCGACGCATTATTCACTTCTGCAACTAATCGCTCCTCTTCACAGAAACTGAACCAg GGAATTCATCAGCTTCTTTCTATAATTGATGCTTTACATCCACCATTGCTTAACGGTTTGCAGCTCGTCGAAGACGCTCGACAGAATAAGCATGTTTTCTCAACTGGTTGTCAAGG GATTGATGCATTGATTGGAGGTGGGTTACGTGTAGGACAATTAACTGAACTTGTTGGACCGTCCTGTTCTGGCAAGACACAG GTTTGCTTGATGTCTGCCTCAACTGTTGCAAAGCATAATTGTTCAGTTATATATTTAGATACTGGCAACTCTTTTTCACCTCAGCGTGTTGCACATTTTATTGGACAGTCTTCTGATTATGTCTCAGGCAATCAG GCTGATCGTAGACTTCTACAGAACGTATTGGACAGGATAATTTGCTACCCAGTGTTTGATGTATATCAGATGTTTGATCTGCTGCATCAACTGAAGAATAATTTGAGATCCAAG ATTGGCAAATCAGATCGTCACGTAAAACTGCTTATTGTTGACTCAATCTCTTCACTGATTACTCCCATCCTTAGGGGCAGTTGTCCTCAGG